TCGCTCCCCTACCGCTCGGCCGTCGACCTGCTGCTGACCGCGGATCCGGCGCCCGCCCCGATCGTGCGCGCCGCCGTCCTCGTGCACCGCGCCGCGGGCGACCGCCGGGTCGGCCGCCTCGCCGAGGCCCGCGCCTCCCTCGCCGAGGCGCGGCGGATCCTCGACACCGAGCGCGGCATGCCGCTCGCCGTGCGGATCAGCCTCCAGGCCGCGGTCGCGCTCCAGAGCGGGCTGGTCCTCACGCACCTGGGCGCGTTCACGGCCGCGCGGGACGAGCTGCGCACGGCCGAGGCGCTCGCCGAGCGCCACCTCGTGCTGACCGACCGGCTCGAGTGCCGCGGCGCCCTCGCGTACGTGGCCTACTGCCTGGGCGAGGTCGAGGAGGCGCGGGAGCTCGTCGAGCGCGCGCGCGAGCTGCTGTCGGGCGAGGGATCCGGTCCGGAGCTCGCGCGGAGCGGCTTCCGCGCGCCGGCGGAGATCGCGGCCGCGTTCCTCGCGGTGGACGCGACCCGACGGGACGACGCCCGCGCCCTCCTCGAGGATCTCCGACCGGCGTGCTCGGGCACCGACTGGGAGCTGCTCGGGCTGTACGCGGAGGCGATGGTCGCGGCGATCCAGGGCCTCCGGTTCGACGCGCTCGACCACCTGCGACGCCTTCACAACCTCGGGACGGCGTGGCAGGAGCACGGCCCCGTGCCGATCATGCGCGACACCCTCCGGGCGTCGCTCCTCACGCACCTGGGCCAGACGGCGGCGGCGTGGGAGCTCGTCCGCACGCTCGCGCCGACCGAGCACCACTCCACCTGCCCGGCCACCGTCGCCGGCCGCCTGCGGGTCCTCGCGGACGACCACGCGGGTGCGCTGGCGGAGATGGCCGACTGCCTGGCCCTCGGCGACGCCCACTCCGGTCGCACGTTCGCCGACGTGCTCCTCGTCGTCGCCGCCGCGCACGGCGGGCTGGGCGACCGG
The genomic region above belongs to Clavibacter phaseoli and contains:
- a CDS encoding helix-turn-helix transcriptional regulator, producing MADVPTVDALERAVDEALDRGDATAAAHAIAVTWPHHVDLHPRRVRDLYDRISPVAWEHDAWLVSGLAATYRGTSESDRRASLPYRSAVDLLLTADPAPAPIVRAAVLVHRAAGDRRVGRLAEARASLAEARRILDTERGMPLAVRISLQAAVALQSGLVLTHLGAFTAARDELRTAEALAERHLVLTDRLECRGALAYVAYCLGEVEEARELVERARELLSGEGSGPELARSGFRAPAEIAAAFLAVDATRRDDARALLEDLRPACSGTDWELLGLYAEAMVAAIQGLRFDALDHLRRLHNLGTAWQEHGPVPIMRDTLRASLLTHLGQTAAAWELVRTLAPTEHHSTCPATVAGRLRVLADDHAGALAEMADCLALGDAHSGRTFADVLLVVAAAHGGLGDRARSDHAYDRAARYATSTGILRPFAVFPAAASSTLLDRALGRDQPPEVRRMLEGMRADRGEAASVPVDPLTERERVIVALLADGLTVASIAGRLFISPNTVKSHVRSVYRKLDASTRAEAVDRARALGHDLRPGSTG